The Rubrobacter aplysinae DNA segment AGATCCTGCGAAACGCCCGGGCTCTGGAGGAGGCCGGGGCTTTCATGGTCGTCGCCGAGGCCGTCCCGGCGCCGGTCGGGGAGATGTTGAGCCGGTCTCTGGAGGTCCCGGTCGTGGGGATCGGAGCCGGGTCAGGTTGCGACGGACAGGTGCTCGTCTCCACGGACATGCTCGGCATCCAGGAGGAGATGACGCCGCGCTACCTGAAGCGCTACGCCGCCCTCGCCGGGGAGATGGATCGGGCCGTCAGGGATTATCTCTCCGAGGTCAAAGGAGGGGAATTTCCGGGGGAAGAGCACGCGTACGGCATGGAGAACGGCGAGCGGGAGAAGCTCTGGGGACCGGAAGAGGATTGAGCCCGGCGAGAGGCTACCCCCGGGCGGTGCTTTTCGACCTCGACGACACCCTCTTCGACCACGGGCACTCCTCCCGGACTGCCCTGTGGAGCGTCAGGGGGGAGCACCCCGAGCTGTCGCGAGTACCGTGGCCCGAGCTGCGCGAGACCTACGCCCGGCTGCTGGAGGAGGTCCACGTGCGGTTGCTGAGCGGCGAGCTCACGCTCGAACAGTCACGCCACGAGCGTTTCAGGCGGCTGTTCTCTGAGCTCTCGGAGCCTGGTCAGTCGCCGGATGCCGCCGTGCGGGAGGCTGCGGAGGTATATGGGCGGGCGTACCGAGAGTCCTGGCAACAGGTTTCCGGGGCCGGGCGGCTTCTGGAGCGGGTTGGGCGCCGCGCCAGGGTCGCGGTCGTGACCAACAACCTGCTCGACGAGCAGCGGGCCAAGCTGGGGGCCCTGGATCTCACGCAGTACGTGGACGAGCTGGTCGCGTCTGAGGAGGTCGGCGTAGCCAAGCCGGACCCCTACATATTCCGCGTGGCGCTGGAGCGCGTGGGGTGCTCCGCCGGAGAGGCGCTCGTGGTCGGGGACTCCTGGGAGAGCGACGTGGTCGGCGCCCGGGCCGCAGGAATCCGGGCCGTGTGGCTGAACCGGTACGGGCTGGCGGCGCCCGACCCAGGGGCCGCAGAAGAGATAAAAGACCTGGGCTCGCTTGAAGGCATGCTCGTCCCGGCGCACGACGGAGGAGAGGCTCAGGAGTAGCCCCGGGCGGGAACTCCGGGGATCTTCGGTCTCGTCCCTTTGCACCATATACCGGTGGGAGACGAGTGTGTATCAATTTGCAGGATGCTTTGTAGGGCAAACGTCTTGCGGCGGGCCCTGGGCGCTTCTGCGGCGGTCCGAGGATGGGCGACCGCTGGGAGGCTACTCCACATCCCCTATACTCCCCGCGATGGGTGAGACGAGGCTCATAGTCGCCGAGAAGCCGTCCGTCGGGCGGGACATAGCGAGTGCCCTGGGCCGGCACCGCAAGGGCGAGGGCCGTCTCGACGGCGAGGGCTGGACCGTGACGTGGGCGCTCGGGCACCTCGTGGAGCTGGCTCCGCCCGACGCTTACGGGGAGGAGTACAAACGCTGGAGCCTCGACCGGCTGCCGATCCTGCCAGAGAGCTTCAAGGTCCGCGTCACCCCGAAGACCCGCAAGCAGTTCGAGCTCGTGAAATCTCTTATGCGGGATCCCGGGACGAGTGAGGTCGTGAACGCCTGCGACGCCGGGAGGGAGGGGGAGCTCATCTTCGCCTACCTCTACGGTCTCTCCGGCTGCAAGAAGCCCGTGAAGCGGCTCTGGATCTCCTCTCTAACCCACGAGGCGATCCGTGAGGGCTTCGCCTCCCTGCGTGACGGGCGTCAGATGAGACCCCTGGAAGACGCGGCCCGCAGCCGCTCCGAGGCGGACTGGGTGGTCGGCATGAACGCGACCCGGGCGTACTCCGCCAAGTTCGGCTGTCCCGGAAACGTCCTCTCCGTCGGCCGCGTCCAGACCCCGACGCTGAAGGTGCTCGTGGACCGCGAGCGCGAGATACAGAGCTTCGTGCCCGAGAAGTTCTGGACCGTCCACGCCCGGTTCTCGAAGGAAGGTGAGACCTACGACGGGCTGTGGTTCAAGGACGAGAAGGATGAGAAGGGGCAGAACCAGAGCCGGCTCTCCACCAGAGAGGCGGCAGACGAGATCGCCGCGAAGGTGCGCGGCGGTGCGGGCGCGGTGCGCAAGGTGCAGAGAAAGACCGCAGCCGAGAAGCCGCCGCTACTGCACGACCTCACCGAGCTGCAGCGAAACGCCAACGCCTGGTACGGGTTCTCCGCGGATCGTACCCTGAAGGCGGCGCAGTCGCTGTACGAAGGGCGCAAGCTCATCACCTATCCCCGCACCTCCAGCCGCTACCTCTCCGGCGACATGGTCGAGGGGCTCAAGAAGCGCGTCGAGGCCGCCGGCGGGCTGCCGGAGCTCTCTCCGTTCGCCGAAGAGCTCCTGACGCTGGAGAAGCTGCCGGTAACGAGGTCCACGAAGCGCGTCGTGGACGACTCCAGGGTTACCGACCACCACGCCATCGTGCCGACGAACAGGAAGCCATCCGGCGGGCTTCCCCCGGACGAGGCGAAGGTCTACGATCTCGTCGCCCGGCGCTTTCTCTCCGTCTTCTTCCCACAGGCCCGGTTCGAGAACACCACCGTGATCACCGCGGTCGAGGGTGAGACGTTCGTGTCCAAGGGGCGCGTCGTGCTGGAGAGGGGATGGCGCAGGCTGTACCCGGAGGGGACCGGCGGCAAGAAGGATAAGGAGCCGCCTGTGCTGCCGGAGATAGGGGAAGGAGAGAGCTGGCCGGTGGTGAAGACCGGGGTCAAGGAGGGCGAGACCAAGCCGCCGCCCCGGTACTCGGAGTCGGCGCTGCTCGGGGCGATGGAGACCGCCGGCAAGCTCGTGGAGGATGAGGAGCTCCGCCAGCAGATGAAGGACTCCGGGCTCGGCACCCCGGCCACCCGGGCGGCGACGATAGAGCGGCTCTTAAAGGTCGGCTACGCGGAGCGTGAGAAGAAGACCCTGGTGCCGACCGAGAAGGGGCGGGCCCTGATCTCCCTCCTCGCGGACGACTCGCTCGCCTCGCCAGAGCTGACCGCCCGCTGGGAGGAGCGCCTCGCGAAGATGGAGCGCGGCCAGGAGGATCGCGCAGCGTTCATGCGGGGGATCGAGGAGTTCGCGGCCTCGGTCGTGGACTCGGTACGCGGCATGAAGGGTGAGAAGGTCGCCGCGCCTGCCGGAGTCTCCCGAAACAACGGAGGCAGCAAGAAACCGTCCGCTCCCGTGGGAGAGTGCCCGAAGTGCGGCGCGCCGGTGGTGGAGACGAAGAAATCCTACGGCTGCTCGGCGTGGAAGGATAAGGGCTGCAAGTTCGCCATCTGGAAGACCGTGGCCGGAAAGCGGATCAGCGAGTCTCAGGCCCGTCAGCTCCTCAAGCAGGGCAAGACCGCCGAGCTAAAGGGCTTCAAGAGCAAGGCCGGAAAGCCATTCTCCGCCGCGCTAAAGCTGGACGAGGAGTATCGGGTGAAGCTGGAATTCGGCGAGAAGAAGTAAGGTCCGAGGCTCGGTTGGCGACCTTTCTGGTCCGTAAAAGAGAACGTCAGTGGCGGGGGCTGGACATGGATTCCGGCCTCTAGTAGCTGCCGGAGCCGGACGGGCCCGGTCTACGCCGAAGCAGCGCTGTACATGTACCGGCGACTTTTCCGAGTTACCCCTCTCCACGAACTCAGGGGGCGCAGTCATTTGTCGCCCGCCTCGGATGGCTCTATATACTCCATGTCGTAGAAGCCGCCGCGGACGAGGGTTGGGGCCCGCCCATGTGAGCTAGCCCGGTATGTTCCTCGCCCCCCGTTTGCGGCTACCTGGAGGCTCGTTGATCGGGCTCACCTGGTAAGACTCCCCGCGCATTGAACCCGGCCGCCGGTCATGGAGAAGCCTGGTGGTAGGTTCGGGGAACCGAGGGTACACTCTCCTGCGGATATGATGCGGACATGAATGCGGTACATCCATTATGAAGGTGATAGTCGTCGGGGCCGGTCTCGCCGGTCTCACCTGCGCCAAGGTTATCTCCGAGAACGGAGCCGACGTCGAGGTCTTCGAGGCTTCCGACGGCGTCGGTGGCCGCGTGCGCACCGACGAGCGCGACGGCTTCCTGCTGGACCGGGGATTTCAGGTGTACTTTACCGCCTACCCGGCGTCGAGCCGGCATCTGGATCACGGCGCGCTGGACCTCCGGGCCTTCGACCCGGGTGCGGTAGTGTGCCGGGGAGGGGGACGGGACGTGCTCGCCGACCCTCTGCGGGACCCGAAAGCTCTGCTGCCCTCCCTGTTCTCGGACGTGGCCGGTCTTAAGGACAAGCTCCTGACCCTGCGGCTGGCCGCCAGTGCGGCGCCGGGCGGCGTCGAGGCCGCCGGTGAGTGGGGCGGAGGCTCCGGCCCGGAGCCGGACGAGTCGAGCGAGGCGTATCTGAGGCGGGCCGGTTTCTCGGAGCGGTTCATAGACGGCTTCTTCAGGCCGTTCTACGGCGGTATACTCCTGGACCGGAGCCTCTCTACCTCGGCCAAGGTGCTGCGGTTTACCTTCAGGATGCTCGCCACCGGCAAGACCGCCGTCCCCGCCCGCGGGATGGGTGCCATACCCCGGCAGCTCCTCTCCCGGCTGCCGGAGGGCGCGGTCCGGCTGAACGAGCCGGTCAGGGAGTTGCTGCGGGACGGTGACGGCGTTACCGGGATACGCACGGCGCAGGGCGAGCACGAGGCGGACGCCGTCGTGGTCGCCGCCGAGGGGCCGGAGGCGGCGAGGCTCTCCGGCGCTGACGCGCCCCGGCGAGGACTGGCGCAGACCTGCGTGTACTACTCCTGCGCGCCGGGGAGCCTCGGCGGAAAGAAGATAATGCTCAACGCGGAAGACGAGGGATTCTTGAACAACGTCGTGGAGGTAAGCCAGGTCGCGCCCGGCTACGCGCCAGAGGGACGCGGGCTGGTAAGCGCGGTCGCGCTGGGCGAGGATAGTATGAAGCTCACCGACGAGGAGACGTACCGGCGCGGCATGCAAGATATAACCCGGTGGGCGCCGGAGGCCGACCTCTCGCCGCTCGCCGTGTACCGGATACCGTTCGCCCAGTTCGACCAGCCGCCGGGGATACACGCGACGCTAGCCGGAAACGAGCCCCGGACGCCGGGCCTGTATCTGGCCGGGGAGTATACCCAGGACTCCTCCATAAACGGCTCCATGCTCTCCGGTGAGCGGGCCGCCGGCGCGGTGCTCGCCGCGACGAGGGAGGCCGCGTGAGCGAGAACGGCAACAGCGGTATCAACGGTATCAACGGTATCAATGGCAACAACGGCATCAACGGCAGTGGGAGATCCGGTAATAACAGCGAACCACCCGCCCTCATGGTGGATAGCCTGACCAAGACCTACAAGGGCGGTCTGGTAGCGCTGGATAACATGTCGCTCGACATACCGCGCGGCAGGTTCTTCGGGCTGCTCGGACCGAACGGGGCGGGCAAGACCACGCTCATAAACAGCATCGTAAGCCTGGCGCGGCCCGACTCCGGGACGGTGGAAGTGTTCGGCAAGGACGCCTACCGGCAGTTCAAGGAGGCGCGGCGCATGATCGGGGTCTCCCCGCAGGAGGTGAACCTCGACAAGTTCCTGACGGTCGAGGAGACCATGATCTACCACGCCGGGTACTACGGCGTCCCGAAGAAGAAGGCCCAGGAGCGGTCAAAGGAGCTTCTCGACCGCTTTGAGCTTACCGGAAAGCGTCACACCCGCACCAACACCCTCTCTGGCGGCATGAAGCGCCGCGTAATGTTTGCCCGCGCCCTGATGCACAACCCGGATCTGTTGTTCCTGGACGAGCCGACCGCCGGGGTGGACGTGGAGCTCAGGTACAAGCTCTGGGACTTCGTGCGCGAGCTAAACCACGATGGCATGACGATCCTGCTCACGACGCACTACCTGGAAGAGGCCGAGGAGCTGTGCGATGAGATCGCGCTCATCTCCGGCGGGGAGATAGCCGCCCAGGACACGGCGGCCGGCCTGAAGCAGAGCTACAGCGCCCACAACGTCGAGGAGGTCTACCTGAAGGTGATGGGCCATGTTGCGTAACCTGTCTTCGCTATCCTTGCAGGGCACGCTGGCGGACAAGCCGTTCCTGACGCTGCTCTCGCGCGAGATAAGGCGTTTCATGCGCGTCTGGACACAGACCATAGTGCCGCCGCTTCTGACCTCGCTGTTGTACATCGTAGTCTTCGGCGTGGCGCTGGGCTCGCGCATCGACGAGCTGCAGGGTGTGCCGTACCTGACCTACATCCTGCCCGGCATCGCGTTTATGAGCCTCATAACCGGCGCGAACTCCAACTCCTCTAGCTCCGTGTTCGACGCCAAGCGCGAACGGTACATAGACGAGGTGCTCGTGAGCCCGATGAGCGACCTGCAGATAGCGCTCGCCTACGTGCTAGGTGGCACGCTGCGCGGCGTGATAGTGGGTACCGGAATATTTATCGTCACGATACCCTTCGTGGACATCACCATACAGCACCCGTTGCTGTTGTTCGTTATAGGCATCCTATCGGCGTTTATCTTCTCCTCGGTGGGGACGATGGTAGGGGTGCTCGCGACCAGGGTGGATCACATCTCGTTTCTGACCAACGTGGTCGTGCAGCCGCTGACCTTCCTCGGCGGGGTCTTCTACTCGGTGAACATGCTGCCGGACGCCCTGCGTATAGTCACGCTGTTCAACCCGATCTTCTACATAGTGGACGCCGCCCGCTACGCCGCGCTCGAAGCCTCCGACCTCAACCCCTACCCGACGCTCGTGATGGTCGTGGTGTTCTGCGTCCTGAGCATCACCGGGGCGTGGTGGTCCATCCATCGCGGTCCGACCCTCCGCTACTAGGGCCACCGGAAGGCTGAAGACGTCGGGCCCGTGAAGCGACCGTCTGGATCCCTCGGGGCCTTACCCTTCGTCCTTGCCGTCTTCGCGGCGAGCCGCCTGCTCTTCATGGGAGCGGGGGCGCTCGCCGCCGCTTTTATCGCAGATGCGGAGCCCGCCGGGGACCCGCTCGGGCCCGGGGGCGTCTTCGGGTACTGGGCGCGCTGGGACGGGGCCTGGTACTCCGAGATCGCCACCGGCGGCTACGACGCCCGCTACCCGGCCTCGACGGCGTTTTTCCCGCTGTACCCGCTGCTGATCCGGCTCGGCACGCTCGTCGGCGGCGGGCCGGCCTTATGGGGCGTGGCGATCTCGCTCGCCGCCACCTTCTTTGCGCTGTACTTCGTCTACCGTATCGCCGAGCGCCTGTACGACACGCGGGCGGCCCGGGCGGCCGCCCTGGTAACGGCCTTCTTCCCGACGGCTTTTTTCCTGAACGCGGTGTATACCGAGGCGCTTTTTCTGGCGCTCTCCGCCGGCTGCATCTGGGCCGCGATGGTGCGACGGGAGCTGCTGCTCGCCGGGGCTCTCGGTGCCCTGGCGGCCGCCACGCGCAGCCTCGGCGTGCTCCTGGTGATCCCCCTGGCCGTGGAGTGGCTGCGTTACCGGCGCGAGATCGGCGCGCCGGGGCTCTTATCCGCCGCCCTGGCCCCGGCGGGGACGGCGGCGTACCTGGCCTTTTTGTGGGTCCGGTTCGGGGAGCCCCTGGTCTCCTTGGGCCAGCAGGAGGACTACTGGGGCCGGGAGCCCGCGAGCCCGGTGGCCACGCTCTCCGCGGCCTGGTCCGCGGCGGGCGACGGGGCCTCTTACCTGGCGCGGCCCCTGGAGCTCCTGGCTAGCTCTACCGCGGGTCCCACGCTGTCCGCCTCGAACACCTTGAACCTGATATTTCTCGGGCTGTTTCTGGTGGCGATGGGGGCGGGGGTAATGCTCCTGCCGCCGGGGCTCTCCCTGTACGCGCTCGCCCTGGTGCTCGCGGGGATGCTCGCCCCGAACCCGGACCTCCCACTGATGAGCCTGCCCCGGTTCCTGCTGGGGGCGTTCCCGATGTTCCTGGTGATCGGGCTCGCGCTATCCCGCCTCCCTCTGGGCCGGCTCGCACTGGGGGCCTGGGTGCTCGTTAGCGGGGCCGCGGGCGTCTGGATGGCCGCGCTCTTCGTTACCTGGCACTGGGTGGCCTGAGCCAGAGGGGCGTCCGGAGAGGGCCAGGGGCTCCTGCCGATCTCCGCCACAATGTTACACAAATGTCTGTAAAAAGTAGCCATATTGTAACTTCAGTCTTTTATAATGCGCCAAGCTAAGAGTTGCTAAAGGTTGCGGGATTTTCCGGGAGGTATGGCGAATGTTTGGTGGGGAAGCTCGGAGTCGGCGGGGTTTGAGAGTGGGGTCGGGTCGTGCATCTGATCGTCTCTCTTTCGTGGCAGCTTTGTTCGCGATGGCCGTCGTGTGTGCGGGGCTGGTGGTCTTCTCGGCCGGGGTTGCTGAGGCGCAAGAGGGGAGTGTGGAGGCTACGGGCGAGCTGATCAAGCCCCAGGCCACCTCGTACATGTACGGGACGCACGCCATCGAGGACGAGGCCACGGGCACCATGTACGCCCTGCAGAGCGAGGCGGTGGACCTCGACCGGTACGTCGGAGAGCGCGTGACCGTAAACGGTACGGTGGTCCCCGGCTACGAGGCGGGCGCGATCGAGGGTGGGCCGGCGCTGATACAGGTGTCCGATCTGGAGGCTGCGGATCAAGGCTCCAGCGGAGACCAGTACGCCGACGAAGACCAGGGAGCTAGCGGAGATCAGTACTCAGATGACCAGGCGGGACAGCCGGGCTCCGGGGGAGGCTCCGGGCTCCCCGAGAGGCTTCCGGACACCGGCGGCCTGGGCATAGGGGCCGCGCTGCTCGCCGCGGCGGGTCTCCTGACCGGCGCCTTTCTCCTGAGACGCCGTTAGGTCCGTTAGAGGGTAACGCCGAGAACGTAGCCGAATAGTAGGATAGGGTCGTCCCGGGCGGCTCACGGAAGGTTCCGGCCTTTCGTGAGCCGTCCTTCTGGTGCCCGGTATCGAACCGGTCGTCTAGCCGTCTCCGGCGTTGCGGTGCGGAGAGGTTTTGTATCAGTGTGCCCGTGTGTGTCGGTGGCGCGCGGGGTTCCGCTGGTCCAGAATGGCCGGATGTTCACCATCTCCCAACCTTCGGAGTCTGGAGTGGAGCGTGTGCTGGCCCACCAGCGAGAGCTTCCGCTCTCCTACCCGGAGGTCGGGGCGACGCTCGGTGAGCCGCCTGCCGGATACACCGTGGACCGGACCAGGATCAGGCTCGGAGAAGGCCCCGGGACGTTCGGGCTCGCGGCCAGCGCCCTGTCCGAATGGCGGCACTTCGAGACCAGCTGGACCCGGCTCCTGCCGGCGGGTGCTCCGGTGCGCGAGGGGGCGGAGGTGTGTGTCGTGGCTCGGCACCTCGGGTTCTACTCGATGAACCCCGCCCGGATAGTCCGGGTGCTGGACGAGCGGGGCCGGTACCCCGGTTACCGCCGGTACGGCTACGTGTACGGGACCCTGCCGGCGCACTCCGAGCTCGGCGAGGAGAGGTTCTCCGTGGAGCTGCTGCCGGACGGCTCGGTCTGGTACGACCTCTGCTCCTTCGCCCGGGGCGGCAGCGCGCTCGTCCGGCTCGGCTATCCCGTGCGGCGCGTCCTGCAGAGACGGTTCGCCCGCGACTCGGGGCGGGCCATGATCCGCGCCGTCTCCGGAAGGTAGCCCGGACGAAAACGCCGCCGCAATCCATTAAGCAATCCATTAAGATGTATAGATAAGTCATCCACGGGATCAACAAGAACCAACAAGAACCAACAAGAACCAACAAGAACCAGCGAGAACCAACGAGAGCCAGTAAGAGCTGGGGGAGCGCCATGATCGACTATCATCTGCACGTCGTCGCCCACGCCGACCGTCCCATGACGGCCGGGAACATACTCGAATACTGCAAGGTCGCCCGGAGCCGGGGCATCCAGGAGATGGGCATTACCGAGCACGACCGCTACCTGGAGGACGTAGACCTCGACGCGTTTAGGGAGGCGGGGGAGTCGTCGGAGGATGTGAAGCTCAGGCTTGGGATAGAGGTGGATTTCGTGCCGGGCAATGAGGCGGAGATGGACCGCGTTGCGGAGGCGCTGCCCTACGATTACGTGATCGGCAGCGTCCACCGGGTCGGCGGTGAGGAGGTGGACAACCCCCGCGATAAGGACGTGTACGAGAAGTGGGACACCTACGAGCTTTATGAAGCGTACTACGAGAACGTGCGGGCGGCGGCGCTCTCGGGACGGTTCGAGGTGATCGGCCACCCGGATCTCATAAAGATATTCCGCACCTACCCGGACCGCGACATCACCCCGATGCTCGAAGAGACCGCCGACGCGGTTGCGGAGGCCGGGGTCGCGGTGGACGTAAACTCGGCGGGCTTGCGCAAGCCGGTCGGTGAGATCTACCCGGCCCGGAACCTGTTAGAGATGTTCCACCGGCGGGGCGTCCCCATCATCCTCTCATCCGACGCCCACGCCGCCGCGGAGGTCGGTGCGGGTTACGATAAGAGCGTGAAGCTGGTAAAGGAAGTGGGCTACACCGAGGTCGCGACCTTCGAGAACCGTGAGAGGAGGGCGCTCGCGCTGTGAGGGGGGAGAAGGAGGAGGCCGGGACCAGAGAGCTGTTCCTCGAAGACGCCTATCTCCGGGAGTTCGACGCCCGGGTACTGAGGATAGCCGGGCGTGAGGTGTGGCTGGAACGTACCGCCTTCTGTCCGGGAGGCGCGGGCCAGCCTCACGACAAGGGGAGCCTCGGGGTCGGGCCTATCGAGGCTCGGGTGGTGGACGTGCAGCGCCGCGACGGTGAGATCGTCCACGTCACCGACAACCCCATCCCGGAGACGGTTGGCCGTCTTGTGGGGGTCCTCGACTGGGAACGGCGCTACTCCCACATGCGTTACCACACCGCTCTGCACGTCCTCTGTGCCGTGCTGGGGCGGGATTTCGGCGTGGAGGTTACCGGAGGAAAGATATACGCCGACCGGGCCCGCGTGGACTTCTCACCGCCGGAGGACCGGGGCGAATGGACGCCGGAGATCGCCGACGAGATAGAGCGGGCCGCCAACCGCGAGCTCGCGAAAGAGAGCCCGGTAAGCGTGCACGAGCCTCCGCCGGATACGGAAGAGCCTGCCCACGAGAGCTTTGCGTCAGACCGGCCGGACCCCGTGCGCGTCGTCGAGATACCGGGCACGGATGCCCGCCTCGATGCCGGGCTCCACGTCGCGAACACGGAAGAGGTGGGCCGTATACGGATCACACACCATAAAAATCGCAATAACCGCAAGAGCTTCGGGAGCAAGGTCCGCGCCACGGGCACCGGCGAGCGCGTGGAGTTCGTCCTGGAGGATCTATGACGAGGATGACGAGGCTGCGCCCGTTGAGAAAACTGCTGCTCTCGGCCCTGCTACTCGTACTACTTTCAGCCCTTGTGGCGGGATGCGGCCAGGGGGAGACGGACGTCGGAGAGACGGCCTCCGGCTCGGACGGAGCCGGGAGCGCGCCCCTGACGAGGACGGTAGGCGCCGAGGAAGCCGACCTGCCCGACAGCATATCCACGGGTGAGATCCCGCAGCCCCCCCTACAGAACCGCCCGGTCGTTATCCGGAGCTCCGGGGGAGAGGTGCGGGTCCGGGCCGAGATCGCCGACGACGACCCGGAGCGCACCCGGGGCCTTATGGCCCGCGAGGAGCTCGGAGAGAACGAGGGCATGCTCTTCGTCTTCGACTCGGAGCGGTCCCTGAACTTCATTATGGAAAACACCCTGCTCCCGCTCTCCATCGCTTACATAGACTCTAGGGGCAGCATCGTGGACATCCGGCGGATGCAGCCGCTCTCCGAAGACACCTACCCCTCCGCCGAGCCCGCGATGTACGCCCTGGAGGTGAACCAGGGCTTCTTCTCCGAGCGCGGCGTCGAGGTGGGCGACGAGGTGGATCTCCCGTCCACTGTGGTGGAAGGGTAGACTACTCTCGTTAAAGATAGTACAATCGGTCCATAGAACCTGGCGGGGCGCTACGGCGCCTGAGTAGGAGGGAAGGGTCCGATGGACCACTAGGCGGAAAACCTTACGGCCGCGCCGCCGGGCGCGGCCCGTACCGGGCCGGAGATCGCCCGCCCTAACCGGGTGGCTTCTCCGGCCCGGATATTTTTGTCCGTTTTCGCCCGGGGCTCCGCCGGAGGAGAACCTAGCCGCCGGGAGGGTTATCATGCAATCGATGTAGCCCAGGTATCCACCGGGGGTGAAGCGATGGGTTATCTACCGGAGAAGATACTGCTGGCTTCCGACGGCTCCGAGGACGGCATTCGGGCTTGCCGGACGGCGGCGGAGATGTCGGAGAGCTTCGGGGCGGAGCTGCACGTCGTCCACGTGGGTTTGCAGTGGTACCTCGTGGTGCGAGATTACATGAGTCCCGAGCAGTACGAGAGGCTCAAGGAGGAGCGCCAGGAGGTGCTCGACGCGCAGGTTTCGGAGATAGAGGGTCACGGCGGCCGGGTGACCGAGGCCCACCTGAGGATGGGCCGCAGGGTCGACGAGGAGGTCATAGACCTTGCCCGTGAGATCGGGGCCGGCCTCATAGTCGTCGGCAGCCGGGGCGCGGGGAGCCTGAGCCGGGCCCTGCTCGGCAGCGACTCCAACAACATCGTGCATCACGCGTACTGCCCGGTGCTCGTGGTGCGCGGCGGAGAGGCCGAGGGCTAGCCGGATAAGTTAGATAAGGCTCGCGCCACGCCGAACGGATCCGAGGCGACTACGGAGGCCGCGTAGAGCTCCATCGCGCCGATGTCCGAGGTGCGGTTGGAGGGCTCGCCGCGATCCACCAGGTAGACGAGCGTAGGGAAATTTTCCCACCCCGATTCGGGCTCCGCGGGCGGCATGTAGAAGGCGACGTTGAACGAGCGTACTCCGAGGTTCCGGACGTAGGAGGTCAGCAGCTCTCCCGCCGCCCGGTGCAGGCCCTCGTCCTCCGGGCTGTGACCGATCAGCACGAGCTCCTTCTCCTTTACCGGGGTGAGGCTGGCGAACGCCCGCACTTCATCCGCGCCGCCGGGAAGGGGTATAGAGAGCCCCAGGGCCTCGTGTAGCCGGAGGAGGTCGCCGAAGTAGTCGCGGCCGTGTTCGGCTGCGTATCCGGCGGCGTCGCGCCGGAGGCGTTCGACCTTGGGGTAGTGGGAGCCCCGGGTGGCGGTGACCTGGGCGTGGCCGTGGATTATGGAGCCCCCGGCGCGCCACAGGCAGTTCCACATCATGAACGGGTAGCGGGCCCCGGGGTCCGCGTGGCGCGCCTCTCGTAGCCACCGAAGACCGGTGGAGACGTAGTCGG contains these protein-coding regions:
- a CDS encoding DUF1990 domain-containing protein, whose product is MSVARGVPLVQNGRMFTISQPSESGVERVLAHQRELPLSYPEVGATLGEPPAGYTVDRTRIRLGEGPGTFGLAASALSEWRHFETSWTRLLPAGAPVREGAEVCVVARHLGFYSMNPARIVRVLDERGRYPGYRRYGYVYGTLPAHSELGEERFSVELLPDGSVWYDLCSFARGGSALVRLGYPVRRVLQRRFARDSGRAMIRAVSGR
- a CDS encoding histidinol-phosphatase HisJ family protein, with protein sequence MIDYHLHVVAHADRPMTAGNILEYCKVARSRGIQEMGITEHDRYLEDVDLDAFREAGESSEDVKLRLGIEVDFVPGNEAEMDRVAEALPYDYVIGSVHRVGGEEVDNPRDKDVYEKWDTYELYEAYYENVRAAALSGRFEVIGHPDLIKIFRTYPDRDITPMLEETADAVAEAGVAVDVNSAGLRKPVGEIYPARNLLEMFHRRGVPIILSSDAHAAAEVGAGYDKSVKLVKEVGYTEVATFENRERRALAL
- a CDS encoding alanyl-tRNA editing protein, with amino-acid sequence MRGEKEEAGTRELFLEDAYLREFDARVLRIAGREVWLERTAFCPGGAGQPHDKGSLGVGPIEARVVDVQRRDGEIVHVTDNPIPETVGRLVGVLDWERRYSHMRYHTALHVLCAVLGRDFGVEVTGGKIYADRARVDFSPPEDRGEWTPEIADEIERAANRELAKESPVSVHEPPPDTEEPAHESFASDRPDPVRVVEIPGTDARLDAGLHVANTEEVGRIRITHHKNRNNRKSFGSKVRATGTGERVEFVLEDL
- a CDS encoding DUF192 domain-containing protein; protein product: MTRMTRLRPLRKLLLSALLLVLLSALVAGCGQGETDVGETASGSDGAGSAPLTRTVGAEEADLPDSISTGEIPQPPLQNRPVVIRSSGGEVRVRAEIADDDPERTRGLMAREELGENEGMLFVFDSERSLNFIMENTLLPLSIAYIDSRGSIVDIRRMQPLSEDTYPSAEPAMYALEVNQGFFSERGVEVGDEVDLPSTVVEG
- a CDS encoding universal stress protein; its protein translation is MGYLPEKILLASDGSEDGIRACRTAAEMSESFGAELHVVHVGLQWYLVVRDYMSPEQYERLKEERQEVLDAQVSEIEGHGGRVTEAHLRMGRRVDEEVIDLAREIGAGLIVVGSRGAGSLSRALLGSDSNNIVHHAYCPVLVVRGGEAEG